One genomic region from Geotrypetes seraphini chromosome 13, aGeoSer1.1, whole genome shotgun sequence encodes:
- the LOC117347860 gene encoding metastasis-suppressor KiSS-1-like isoform X2 has product MSSKGSHVQGNPPVWCWEMMTFSVFPLFFLLLSAQLEGSLENLIPIRISKVTAEPFESHWQWKSSSPCSEKRAGQRRPQNLQELYPRHSQILSAPEDTQLVQRENDLSTYNWNSFGLRYGKRQAGCQKPRRPIF; this is encoded by the exons atgtcctcaaaaggaagccaTGTTCAGGGAAATCCGCCCGTCTG GTGTTGGGAAATGATGACCTTCTCCGTGTTTcccctgttcttcctgcttctcAGTGCTCAGCTTGAGGGGTCCTTGGAAAACCTCATTCCCATCCGCATCTCAAAGGTCACAG CTGAGCCCTTTGAGAGTCACTGGCAGTGGAAAAGCTCCTCCCCCTGTTCTGAGAAGAGAGCAGGTCAGCGCAGACCCCAAAACCTGCAGGAACTGTACCCCAGACACAGCCAGATCCTCTCTGCCCCTGAAGACACCCAGTTGGTGCAGAGAGAGAATGACCTGTCCACATACAACTGGAACTCCTTCGGCCTACGATATGGCAAAAGGCAAGCAGGATGCCAGAAGCCCAGGCGGCCCATCTTTTAG